In Leptospira fletcheri, the genomic window AAAAGGGCATTCGGTTCCATCGCATTTCGGATTACGTGTCCGATTTGACGGAAGTGATCCAAGCATTTTCCGTTCCTCCGATTTTAATCGGCCATTCGATGGGGGGCCTGGTCGTACAGAAATATCTGGAGAAGAAAAGTGTAAAGGGGGCCGTGTTGCTCGCTTCCGTTCCTCCGTCCGGAGTCTTAGCCACTACTTTGCGGGTCGCTCGGAAGCATCCGCTCGTATTCTTAAAGACGACGCTTTCTTGGAGTCTTTATCATGTGATTTCCACTCCTTCCTTATGCAAAGAAGCGTTCTTTTCGGAACCGATCCAGAATAACACGTTACAGAAATACTTCCAGAACATGCAGGAAGAATCTTTTCTCGGCTATTTGGATATGATGGTCTTCGAGCTGCCAAAACCGAAAAAGGTGAAAACTTCCGTGCTGGTGCTAGGAGCGGAAAAGGATTCCATCTTTTCCGTAGAACAAGTCCGGGCAACAGCTCAGGCATACGGAACCGAGGCAGAGATTTTTCCCGGTATGGGCCATGATATGATGCTTGAAGCGGATTGGAAAAAGCCTGCGGATCGGATTCTCACTTGGGTGACTTCTCTTGGCGCTTAGTCGAACCTAGATCATGTTCATATTTCCATTCGAGACATCGTCCGACTTTGTAGTATACGATATAAATGGAATATTTTCGACTTCGACTAATCATAGTTAGGGATAAAACAATTCCCAGACAGAATAATCATTCATTTTCTTTGAAAGAGCATGCTCTTTTGAATGTGAACATTCTGCGAAAAATTCGTGTTAAACTATGACAGTAATTTCTGTTCCTCAACGGATAGATTTCGAACGGCGCGTTCAATGAAATTCTATTAAAAAGATTTGAACTCTAAAGCGGCGGAAACTTAATCGTAGGAAGAGTCACTTCCGATCGCATGAAAAGAGAAGAACAATCCAATAAAGTAAGAGCCAAGATATTAGAAGTCTCTCGCAGGCTGTTCGTGAATGAAGGTTATGAAAAGGCGACTATCAGAAGAATCATAGACGAAGCGGGAATTACGACAGGTAGTCTTTATCACTTTTTTAAAAATAAGGAAGAGATACTATTTGCGATCGCAAGCGAGGTCTTTACGGAAGCGGCCGACGCTGCGGAGCGTCTTGCAGGAGAGCCTGATTCCGCCGTTCTCTTTGCCCTAGAAGTTGGCTTGCAGTTGCATCTGATCCAGAAGAAAAAATCCATCGCGGAAACTTATCTTGCCGCTTACCGGACTCAGGGAGTTCTAGAAATGATCGGTCAGAGAGGAGCGGCACGGAACGAAATGCTCTTCGGTAAGTACAATCCTGCATTCGATCACGAGGAATATCTGATTCGCACTCACGCTTTTCGGGGAGTATTCCAGGCTTTATTGGAAGAAACTCTGTACATCGGAAGTATAGATGCAAATCGACTGATGAACACAGCGTTGTATTTAGGGCTAACAACGTTCGGTGTGCCGCAGGAAGATATAGAGATCGCCCTCGCAAAAACCAAGCAGATCTTAACGGAAAAGGCCGCGGAAATCGAGACCTTAACCGAAAGTTTGATTCATTTGTTCGTCAAGGGAAGGCAAGCCTCGGAGGAATGACTTCTTTTCTCTAGACCCGAGACAGTCGGTTTTCCATCATTTCCGCGACTTTGCGCACGTCTTTTTTGTTGATTACCGCCTCATAAGCGGCATACATGATCGGCACTTCCTCCGGATCGATCTTCATCAGGTTCGGCATCACTTTCAATCCGTAGAAACCGTTGGACATCTTCTCCGAAGGACGTCCGTTCGCGATATCGTAACCCGTTTTTCTGTCCTTTGCATCCGTTCCGAAGCAGGAAAGCATAAAGTCGGTCAATCCGGAAAGTCCTTGGAAGGTTTCCGGTCTTCCGCCCATCTGAACACCTACTTTCACCATCTCGTTAAAGAACCGGTTCGAGAGGTGAAAGAGGGAATTGTCCACGTTTCCGCCCAGGGTTTGGTTGAAGTAACCTTCCACGATTCCCATTACGAGAGCGTAAATCGTTTTCAGAGCCCCTCCTAGTTGGACGCCTTTGTAATCCGTAGGCACAATCGCCGGCCTTGGAAAGATATAACCGGTGGTCAAAAGTTTTTGGACTCTCGGAATCAGGCTTTCGTTTGCGGCTGCGATTTCGAATCCGGAAATTTTTCTCTCCATAATTTGATCCGGATAGGAGGCTCCCGAGATGACTCCGATCCGATCGTCTTCGATTCCCAGCGCCTGTTGCAGGTCGTCCAGAATCAATCCCGAACTTGTAAAGCCTTTGACCACGTTAAAGAAAGGAGCCTTGTTCTTCATCAGATGGACCTGCAATTCCGGATAAACGGTGTGGATTTCCCACGGATTTGTTCCCTGGATGAATAGGGTAGCGTCTTTCAGCGCTTCCGGATCGGAAGTAAAAGTGAGGTTCGGGGGAAGTTTGTACAGGGAGTAGTTCTTGAGATCCCGTCTTTCCTCGTCGGATTGGGAGGTATAGGAAGCGTCCGGGTGATACACCTTCACTAATACATCCTTGTTGGCGAGAATCGTGGCGATCGCGATCCCCATGCTGCTATTGCCGATGATTACGATTTTTTCTTTCGATTCCTTGGGGATCCGAATCAGTTTGTTTTGGTCCCTGGAATCCGCGCTGTACAAATTACGATAAATTCCGTGTTGGTGCTTGTTCAGGTTTTGTCCGACAAGAAGAGCCAGGTTAT contains:
- a CDS encoding alpha/beta hydrolase; the protein is MKIHTIVRRPTKKSKHKIPLLFVHGAWHGAWCWDEFFLPYFASKGFEVHALDLRGHGQSEGKKGIRFHRISDYVSDLTEVIQAFSVPPILIGHSMGGLVVQKYLEKKSVKGAVLLASVPPSGVLATTLRVARKHPLVFLKTTLSWSLYHVISTPSLCKEAFFSEPIQNNTLQKYFQNMQEESFLGYLDMMVFELPKPKKVKTSVLVLGAEKDSIFSVEQVRATAQAYGTEAEIFPGMGHDMMLEADWKKPADRILTWVTSLGA
- a CDS encoding TetR/AcrR family transcriptional regulator — protein: MKREEQSNKVRAKILEVSRRLFVNEGYEKATIRRIIDEAGITTGSLYHFFKNKEEILFAIASEVFTEAADAAERLAGEPDSAVLFALEVGLQLHLIQKKKSIAETYLAAYRTQGVLEMIGQRGAARNEMLFGKYNPAFDHEEYLIRTHAFRGVFQALLEETLYIGSIDANRLMNTALYLGLTTFGVPQEDIEIALAKTKQILTEKAAEIETLTESLIHLFVKGRQASEE
- a CDS encoding 1-acyl-sn-glycerol-3-phosphate acyltransferase, whose amino-acid sequence is MAEKEQSVGRWQKEFFENIHLFKRSGMTEEEAKKILQKFLYLSSVTPMPPAMDVFKDPNSLEQVGVYTAPEEKARNFMIEFLSPIMKFFTVEGIENLAVLKPLIGKYPLTLISNHLSHLDAPAIFQLLYHASPEGRSVAEQLVFIAGRLAYEPDFTRLGLYMFGTLLVCSKRDMADNPSLSDLMTKINMRAFRHSQKLQSEGKIVAIFPEGTRSRDGRLMPFVDTVYHYVANKVVLPISLEKTDKILPTTSLLFNQVAGKLVIGKPVLVGELSRKQMESFPKHIEHLPFPEHGDKKQFLIDNLALLVGQNLNKHQHGIYRNLYSADSRDQNKLIRIPKESKEKIVIIGNSSMGIAIATILANKDVLVKVYHPDASYTSQSDEERRDLKNYSLYKLPPNLTFTSDPEALKDATLFIQGTNPWEIHTVYPELQVHLMKNKAPFFNVVKGFTSSGLILDDLQQALGIEDDRIGVISGASYPDQIMERKISGFEIAAANESLIPRVQKLLTTGYIFPRPAIVPTDYKGVQLGGALKTIYALVMGIVEGYFNQTLGGNVDNSLFHLSNRFFNEMVKVGVQMGGRPETFQGLSGLTDFMLSCFGTDAKDRKTGYDIANGRPSEKMSNGFYGLKVMPNLMKIDPEEVPIMYAAYEAVINKKDVRKVAEMMENRLSRV